The Diaphorobacter ruginosibacter genome contains a region encoding:
- the scpB gene encoding SMC-Scp complex subunit ScpB, with product MNTLDAKRVLETALICAQQPVTVRELRVLFDDALGADTIKNLLADLQLDWAQRGVELVPVASGWRFQSRPEMREYLDRLHPEKPPRYTRATLETLAIIAYRQPVTRGDIEDIRGVTVNSLIIKQLEDRGWVEVIGHRETVGRPSLFATTRQFLDDLGLQSLDQLPVLESPAAQSAMLDALGAEAVSGDEAQGDLLEGAPEAQPDVAVVAGDDLFGASQELALEADRDADDVAVTALEETEVTGDGEATETLQELEQPQEAVATDMEEEALPDMPVEAWAERSEPIEHEESQTLEGQTPQEGESVAAQESVEEAGASDDDASGEPPASEDDDDAEKHT from the coding sequence ATGAATACGCTGGATGCCAAACGGGTCCTTGAAACCGCATTGATCTGCGCGCAACAGCCGGTGACCGTACGGGAATTGCGGGTGCTGTTCGATGATGCGCTGGGTGCCGACACGATCAAGAACCTGCTGGCGGACCTGCAGCTCGACTGGGCGCAGCGTGGCGTGGAACTGGTGCCCGTGGCTTCCGGCTGGCGTTTTCAGAGCCGCCCGGAAATGCGGGAGTACCTTGATCGCCTGCATCCGGAAAAGCCGCCGCGCTACACGCGTGCCACGCTGGAGACGCTGGCCATCATTGCCTATCGGCAGCCGGTCACGCGCGGCGATATCGAGGACATCCGGGGTGTCACGGTCAACAGCCTGATCATCAAGCAGCTCGAGGATCGTGGCTGGGTGGAGGTGATCGGCCACCGCGAAACGGTCGGGCGGCCATCGCTGTTCGCAACGACGCGGCAGTTCCTGGACGACCTGGGGCTGCAGTCGCTGGATCAGTTGCCGGTGCTCGAGAGCCCCGCTGCACAGTCCGCGATGCTGGATGCTCTCGGCGCTGAGGCTGTGTCAGGCGACGAGGCTCAGGGCGATCTGCTGGAGGGCGCGCCCGAGGCACAGCCCGATGTTGCCGTCGTCGCGGGCGACGACCTCTTCGGTGCATCGCAGGAGCTGGCGCTGGAGGCGGATAGGGATGCCGATGACGTGGCGGTGACGGCGCTCGAGGAAACAGAAGTCACCGGAGACGGTGAAGCCACGGAGACACTGCAGGAATTGGAGCAGCCGCAAGAAGCGGTTGCCACGGATATGGAAGAAGAGGCCTTGCCCGACATGCCTGTCGAGGCTTGGGCCGAACGGTCAGAACCTATAGAACACGAAGAAAGCCAAACGCTGGAAGGTCAAACGCCGCAGGAAGGCGAAAGCGTTGCAGCACAGGAATCGGTTGAGGAGGCCGGCGCGTCGGATGATGATGCATCCGGCGAGCCCCCCGCCTCCGAGGACGATGACGACGCGGAAAAACACACATGA
- a CDS encoding RluA family pseudouridine synthase, with the protein MAHQKKKSPVAAQPGAGAGIGPDEKPGLPASPGAHASAEADEDVEGAESDAPAELEIRDFIVSTGQHLIRVDKVLSDLVPEFSRNYLQQLQAAGAVAINGREVVKPSAKVSAGDSLRIEMRPTQQSQAFKAEDLPIDVVYEDEHLLVVNKPAGLVVHPAAGNWSGTLLNALLGRDEQAKALPRAGIVHRLDKDTSGLMVVARSRLAMDALVRMIAAREVSRQYLAIGLRPWVGMGTRHVNAPIGRDPRNRLRMAVVDLDRHPGKTAQTDIDLLENGPDGCLVRCTLHTGRTHQIRVHMASINHPLLADALYGGAGIDAIARQALHAFRLSFAHPVTGEALVFHSELPADMRAALDFWGLRYNAAQGTSA; encoded by the coding sequence TTGGCTCATCAGAAGAAGAAAAGCCCGGTTGCAGCGCAACCGGGTGCAGGCGCCGGCATCGGACCGGATGAAAAACCCGGGCTGCCCGCATCTCCCGGTGCCCACGCCTCAGCCGAAGCCGACGAAGACGTCGAAGGCGCGGAAAGCGACGCGCCGGCCGAGCTGGAGATACGCGATTTCATCGTCTCCACCGGCCAGCACCTGATCCGTGTCGACAAGGTGCTGTCGGATCTCGTCCCCGAGTTCTCGCGCAACTATCTGCAGCAACTGCAGGCCGCGGGAGCGGTGGCGATCAATGGCCGCGAAGTCGTGAAGCCCTCGGCCAAGGTCTCGGCCGGAGACAGTCTGCGCATCGAGATGCGTCCCACGCAGCAGAGCCAGGCGTTCAAGGCCGAGGACCTGCCGATCGACGTGGTCTACGAGGACGAGCACCTGCTGGTGGTGAACAAGCCGGCGGGCCTGGTGGTTCACCCGGCCGCGGGCAACTGGAGCGGCACGTTGCTCAATGCGCTGCTGGGCCGCGACGAGCAGGCGAAGGCGCTGCCGCGCGCGGGCATCGTGCACCGCCTCGACAAGGACACCAGCGGCCTGATGGTGGTGGCGCGCTCCCGGCTCGCGATGGATGCGCTGGTGCGCATGATCGCCGCGCGCGAGGTGAGTCGCCAGTACCTGGCCATTGGCTTGCGGCCATGGGTGGGCATGGGCACGCGGCACGTGAATGCCCCGATCGGGCGCGACCCGCGCAACCGCCTGCGCATGGCCGTGGTCGATCTGGACCGCCATCCCGGCAAGACGGCGCAGACCGATATCGATCTGCTGGAAAACGGCCCTGACGGCTGTCTCGTGCGCTGCACGCTGCACACCGGGCGCACGCACCAGATTCGCGTGCACATGGCCTCGATCAATCACCCCTTGCTGGCCGACGCGCTCTATGGCGGGGCGGGCATCGATGCCATCGCCCGGCAGGCTTTGCACGCGTTCCGTCTGTCTTTTGCACACCCCGTGACGGGTGAGGCGCTGGTGTTCCATTCGGAGCTGCCGGCGGACATGCGCGCCGCACTTGATTTCTGGGGCCTGCGCTACAATGCGGCCCAGGGAACTTCTGCATGA
- a CDS encoding peptidoglycan DD-metalloendopeptidase family protein, with translation MNMSRSLVAWACVASATVFLVGCGSTSVNRAPVEDRGTSAGTSQSSGQTTGTPAIDPKTLPGYENMGKPGYYTVKPGDTLIRIGLEYGQSWKDIARWSNLENANVIEVGQVLRVVPPTASGSTETVATRPVTPATPASGASAPKTAASGTPAASTPAATPAPAPAPAPTPAPAAAGGDDLNFMWPASGSLLAGFDEARNKGYDIGGKAGDPVLAAADGRVVYAGAGLRGYGNLIILKHNNTFLTAYAHNQTLLVKEDQNVRKGQKIAEMGSTDTDRVKLHFEIRRQGKPVDPSRYLPSR, from the coding sequence ATGAATATGTCGCGTAGTCTTGTAGCTTGGGCTTGTGTTGCGTCCGCCACCGTCTTCTTGGTGGGTTGCGGCAGCACGTCCGTGAACAGGGCTCCCGTGGAAGATCGTGGAACCTCAGCAGGAACCAGCCAGAGCTCAGGGCAGACGACGGGAACTCCCGCCATCGATCCCAAGACGCTTCCCGGCTACGAGAACATGGGCAAGCCTGGTTATTACACCGTCAAGCCCGGTGATACGCTGATCCGCATCGGCCTCGAGTACGGCCAGAGCTGGAAGGATATTGCGCGCTGGAGCAATCTCGAGAACGCCAATGTGATCGAGGTGGGCCAGGTGCTGCGCGTCGTGCCCCCGACTGCGTCCGGATCCACGGAAACGGTGGCGACCCGCCCCGTGACGCCTGCCACTCCGGCATCGGGCGCGAGCGCGCCCAAGACGGCCGCATCCGGCACGCCAGCCGCATCGACCCCCGCGGCGACGCCCGCGCCTGCACCGGCTCCCGCGCCCACTCCGGCTCCGGCGGCGGCAGGTGGTGACGACCTGAACTTCATGTGGCCGGCGAGCGGCTCGCTGCTGGCGGGTTTCGACGAGGCTCGCAACAAGGGCTATGACATCGGCGGCAAGGCGGGCGATCCGGTCCTCGCGGCGGCTGACGGCCGTGTGGTCTATGCAGGGGCGGGCCTGCGCGGCTACGGCAACCTGATCATCCTCAAGCACAACAACACCTTCCTCACGGCCTATGCGCACAACCAGACGCTGCTGGTCAAGGAAGACCAGAACGTGCGTAAGGGCCAGAAGATCGCCGAGATGGGCAGCACCGATACCGATCGCGTGAAGCTGCATTTCGAGATTCGTCGCCAGGGCAAGCCGGTGGATCCCTCGCGCTATCTGCCTTCCCGCTGA
- a CDS encoding protein-L-isoaspartate(D-aspartate) O-methyltransferase: MNQRRPGFPARLPSAASPALPAGAARPATPKAAGSPLPRIAPAPSGVGLDSAAVRGRMVRRLADSGISNAAVLAAMGDIERHRFVDSALVNQAYEDTSLPIGLGQTISKPSIVARMAELLLGAPLVKTEGLGRILEIGTGCGYQAAVLGRIAKEVYTIERLRALHEKARENLRPLRISNVHLILGDGMLGYPKGAPYAAIISAAGGEGLPQQWCDQLALGGRLVAPMAGPDGKQILLVVDKTTTGLKQTVLEAVNFVPLKSGVA; encoded by the coding sequence ATGAACCAGCGTCGCCCGGGTTTCCCGGCCCGCCTGCCTTCTGCGGCCTCTCCTGCCTTGCCTGCCGGAGCTGCCAGGCCCGCGACACCCAAGGCGGCGGGATCGCCGCTGCCGCGCATCGCGCCGGCACCATCGGGTGTGGGGCTGGATTCGGCGGCGGTGCGCGGGCGCATGGTTCGCCGCCTTGCCGATTCGGGGATCTCGAACGCCGCGGTGCTTGCCGCCATGGGCGATATCGAGCGGCACAGATTTGTTGACAGTGCGCTCGTCAATCAGGCCTATGAAGATACAAGTTTGCCCATCGGTTTGGGGCAGACTATCTCAAAACCCAGTATCGTGGCGCGCATGGCGGAGTTGCTGCTGGGTGCGCCCCTGGTCAAGACCGAGGGCCTTGGCAGGATTCTCGAGATCGGGACCGGCTGCGGCTATCAGGCCGCAGTTCTGGGCCGGATCGCCAAGGAGGTGTACACCATCGAGCGGCTTCGCGCGTTGCACGAAAAGGCCCGCGAGAACTTGCGCCCGCTGAGAATCTCCAATGTCCACCTGATCCTGGGTGATGGCATGCTGGGATATCCCAAGGGCGCTCCCTATGCGGCCATTATTTCCGCTGCCGGCGGAGAAGGCCTGCCCCAGCAATGGTGCGACCAGTTGGCCCTTGGAGGCCGCCTGGTGGCGCCCATGGCAGGCCCCGATGGCAAGCAGATACTTCTTGTCGTGGACAAGACCACGACGGGTCTCAAGCAGACCGTTCTTGAGGCTGTCAATTTCGTCCCTCTAAAATCGGGGGTTGCGTGA
- the surE gene encoding 5'/3'-nucleotidase SurE → MKILISNDDGYQAPGIVALYEALKTIADVEVVAPEHNNSAKSNALTLHSPLYVHKAANGFRYVNGTPADCVHIALTGLLGYKPDLVVAGINNGANMGDDTIYSGTVGAAMEGYLFGIPAIAFSQVDKGWGEIDAAAAKAREFVLQLEAAKHLGGVPWLLNVNIPNMPLEALKPMRVCRLGRRHAAERVIEQQSPRGETMYWIGSAGPALDEAEGTDFHATAHGHVSMTPLKVDLTDHERIGYWGQSLASASPDAPREAA, encoded by the coding sequence ATGAAGATTCTCATTTCCAACGACGACGGCTACCAGGCGCCGGGCATCGTGGCCCTTTACGAAGCGCTCAAGACCATTGCCGATGTGGAGGTCGTCGCTCCTGAACACAACAACAGCGCCAAGTCCAACGCGCTGACACTGCACTCGCCGCTGTACGTGCACAAGGCGGCCAATGGGTTCCGCTATGTCAACGGTACTCCCGCCGACTGCGTCCATATCGCGCTGACCGGGTTGCTGGGCTACAAGCCCGACCTGGTCGTGGCCGGCATCAACAATGGTGCAAACATGGGTGACGACACCATCTATTCAGGTACCGTCGGTGCGGCGATGGAGGGCTATCTGTTCGGCATTCCCGCGATTGCGTTCTCGCAGGTCGACAAGGGCTGGGGCGAGATCGACGCGGCGGCCGCCAAGGCGCGGGAGTTCGTGCTGCAACTCGAGGCCGCCAAGCACCTGGGAGGTGTTCCCTGGCTGCTGAACGTGAACATTCCCAACATGCCGCTCGAGGCACTCAAGCCGATGCGCGTCTGCCGGCTGGGGCGCCGACATGCAGCTGAACGCGTGATCGAGCAGCAGAGCCCGCGCGGCGAGACCATGTACTGGATCGGCAGCGCCGGCCCGGCGCTCGACGAGGCCGAGGGCACTGACTTCCATGCCACCGCGCATGGACATGTCTCGATGACGCCGCTGAAGGTGGACCTGACCGATCACGAGCGCATCGGGTATTGGGGGCAGTCGCTCGCCTCCGCATCGCCCGATGCTCCCCGGGAGGCTGCATGA
- a CDS encoding alkaline phosphatase D family protein: protein MPPVLPDRRRWLLHAAQLAAMGAAPRWAWSQATRLKHDPFMLGVASGDPLPDGMVIWTRLMPQPGTQAEPTSWLATQTVRWEVAEDEGFRRIRASGTASADPAFAHSVHVEVRGLQPGRWYFYRFMHGDAASTVGRTRTAPAPHEMPRNLRVVYASCQRWEHGFYSAWRKVCDDQPDLVLFLGDYIYEYASPAALKGLARVHDLPLPQSLPDYRARYALHKSDPALQAAHAIAPWAVTWDDHEVQNDYADGQGRDGMTADFLLMRTAAWQAFYEHMPLRASSLREDGFHSLQLFRRIQWGQLARLHMLDARQYRDRQACRKPHSSGAGAVHPGQCPELLDPARSFLGHEQEGWLAQGFAEDARRRTTRWSIVAQQTLFSPRHYPSGVQSTDSWDGYPASRDRVIKSLERTPPRNTVFLGGDIHQNYVCNIEALNARAMENRPSRVIASEFCGTSISSRSGTTQDKVDAIQRTNPHVLFARCDERGYGLCDITPTQWKTTLRAVRDPLDPQSDVYELAQFVVEDGRPGVQQA, encoded by the coding sequence ATGCCTCCCGTCCTGCCCGATCGCCGTCGATGGCTGCTGCACGCGGCCCAACTCGCCGCCATGGGCGCGGCTCCGCGATGGGCATGGTCCCAGGCGACACGCCTGAAGCACGACCCCTTCATGCTCGGCGTCGCCAGCGGCGACCCGCTGCCCGATGGCATGGTCATCTGGACACGGCTGATGCCGCAGCCCGGCACCCAAGCCGAGCCCACCTCCTGGCTGGCGACACAGACGGTGCGCTGGGAAGTGGCCGAGGACGAGGGCTTCCGCCGCATCCGCGCCAGCGGCACCGCCAGCGCCGACCCCGCCTTCGCGCACAGCGTGCATGTGGAAGTGCGGGGGCTGCAACCGGGGCGCTGGTACTTCTATCGCTTCATGCATGGGGATGCCGCCAGCACCGTGGGCAGGACGCGGACGGCGCCCGCACCGCACGAGATGCCGCGAAACCTGCGCGTGGTGTATGCCTCGTGCCAGCGCTGGGAACATGGCTTCTACTCCGCATGGCGGAAGGTCTGCGACGACCAGCCCGATCTGGTGTTGTTCCTGGGAGACTACATCTACGAGTACGCTTCTCCTGCCGCCCTCAAGGGCCTGGCGCGCGTGCACGATCTTCCATTGCCCCAGTCCCTCCCGGACTACCGCGCGCGCTACGCGCTGCACAAGAGCGACCCCGCATTGCAGGCAGCCCATGCCATTGCCCCCTGGGCAGTGACCTGGGACGACCATGAGGTCCAGAACGACTACGCGGACGGCCAGGGCCGCGACGGCATGACGGCAGACTTCCTGCTCATGCGCACCGCCGCCTGGCAGGCCTTCTACGAGCACATGCCGCTGCGTGCATCGAGCCTTCGCGAGGATGGCTTCCACAGCCTGCAATTGTTCCGGCGCATCCAATGGGGGCAACTCGCGCGCCTGCACATGCTGGATGCACGCCAGTATCGTGACCGGCAGGCCTGCCGCAAGCCCCATAGTTCAGGCGCCGGTGCCGTCCATCCCGGGCAGTGCCCCGAACTGCTCGATCCGGCCCGCAGCTTTCTCGGCCACGAACAGGAAGGCTGGCTGGCCCAGGGCTTCGCGGAGGACGCGCGGCGGCGCACCACGCGCTGGAGCATCGTCGCCCAGCAGACGCTGTTTTCTCCGCGCCACTATCCCAGCGGGGTGCAGTCCACGGACAGCTGGGACGGCTACCCTGCCTCGCGCGACCGGGTGATCAAGTCCCTGGAGCGCACCCCTCCGCGCAACACCGTGTTCCTTGGTGGAGATATCCATCAGAACTATGTCTGCAACATCGAGGCCCTGAATGCGCGCGCCATGGAGAACAGGCCCTCCCGCGTCATCGCCAGCGAGTTCTGCGGCACCTCCATCTCCTCGCGCTCCGGCACCACCCAGGACAAGGTGGACGCCATACAGCGAACCAATCCGCATGTGCTGTTTGCACGATGCGACGAGCGCGGCTATGGCCTCTGCGACATCACCCCCACGCAGTGGAAGACCACGCTGCGCGCCGTGCGCGACCCGCTCGACCCGCAAAGCGACGTGTATGAGCTGGCTCAGTTCGTGGTGGAGGACGGCCGGCCCGGGGTGCAGCAGGCCTGA
- the mutS gene encoding DNA mismatch repair protein MutS, whose amino-acid sequence MSTPSEKIQPVAEIDYSAHTPMMAQYLALKAEHPDTLLFYRMGDFYEVFYGDAEKSARLLDITLTQRGQSAGQPVTMAGVPFHALENYLGRLIKMGESVAIAEQVGEVGASKGPVERKVVRVVTPGTLTDSELLSDKNESLLLSLHQGPRAKAGLAWFSVTQGLVHLAECSHDEVAQWIARIAPSEVIYSAGVTERFEQQLLQLRQSGLLTCPLSLRPDWQFDGALGERKLLEHLGAATLQAWNAEGLAQAHAAAAALLTYAEHTQGRALTHVHGVRVQRNDQLINLPVATRRNLELTKTLRGEDSPTLFSLLDACMTGMGSRTLKTWLLEPERDRSAARERHAAIGILRGSGAGNGPWQMLRDELRGVADVERITARIALRQVRPRELVALGRTLEKSALLAQFPKAPDPLLARLFEHLAPPLDCMQLLKSSIMEEPAALVRDGGVIASGFDAELDELRGIQNNCDDFLLQLETQEKERTSIPNLRVQFNKVHGFYIEVTTSYLDRVPENYRRRQTLKNAERFITPELKAFEDKALSAQERGLAREKFLYEQILDQLQAHVPALTQLAQALSALDVLCALAERSLTLNWCAPQFVPEPCIEIEAGRHPVVEARLAETSSGAFIPNNTRLNANTRMQIITGPNMGGKSTYMRQVALIVLLASMGSYVPAASCRLGPIDAIHTRIGAADDLANAQSTFMLEMTEAAQILHSATPHSLVLMDEIGRGTSTFDGLALASGIATHLHDRTKAFSLFATHYFELTELSARHQHAMNVHVGATESGNDIVFLHEIQPGPASRSYGIQVAKLAGVPAAVINHARHALETLEARAGEDDVQVDLFAPPPEPPLTQVSHVEQALAGINPDAMSPREALDALYQLKKLLG is encoded by the coding sequence ATGAGTACACCATCCGAAAAAATCCAACCTGTTGCCGAGATCGACTACAGCGCGCACACGCCCATGATGGCCCAATATCTGGCGCTAAAGGCAGAGCACCCTGACACGCTGCTGTTCTATCGCATGGGTGACTTCTACGAGGTGTTCTACGGCGACGCGGAGAAGTCGGCACGGCTTCTGGACATCACGCTCACCCAGCGCGGGCAGTCCGCCGGCCAGCCCGTCACGATGGCCGGCGTGCCTTTTCACGCACTTGAAAACTACCTGGGCCGCCTGATCAAGATGGGCGAATCGGTCGCCATCGCCGAGCAGGTGGGCGAGGTGGGCGCGAGCAAGGGACCCGTCGAGCGCAAGGTGGTGCGCGTGGTCACGCCCGGCACGCTCACCGACAGCGAGCTGCTGTCCGACAAGAACGAATCGCTGCTGCTGTCGCTGCACCAGGGGCCGCGCGCCAAGGCCGGGCTGGCCTGGTTCAGTGTCACGCAGGGGCTGGTGCACCTGGCCGAGTGCTCGCATGACGAGGTTGCTCAGTGGATAGCACGCATTGCGCCGAGCGAGGTGATCTACAGCGCGGGCGTCACCGAGCGCTTCGAGCAGCAACTGCTTCAGTTGCGCCAGTCCGGCCTCCTCACCTGCCCGCTGAGCCTGCGGCCCGACTGGCAGTTCGACGGTGCGCTGGGCGAGCGCAAGCTGCTCGAACACCTGGGCGCCGCCACGCTGCAGGCCTGGAATGCGGAAGGACTGGCGCAGGCGCATGCCGCGGCCGCCGCTCTGCTGACCTATGCCGAGCATACCCAGGGCCGTGCGCTCACGCATGTGCATGGCGTGCGCGTGCAGCGCAACGACCAGCTGATCAACCTGCCTGTCGCCACGCGCCGCAACCTCGAGCTCACCAAGACGCTGCGCGGCGAGGATTCCCCCACGCTGTTCTCGCTGCTCGATGCCTGCATGACGGGCATGGGCAGCCGCACGCTCAAGACCTGGCTGCTGGAGCCCGAGCGTGACCGGAGTGCCGCGCGCGAACGCCACGCGGCCATCGGCATTCTGCGTGGCTCCGGGGCCGGCAACGGGCCCTGGCAGATGCTGCGCGACGAACTGCGCGGCGTGGCCGATGTCGAGCGGATCACCGCACGCATCGCATTGCGCCAGGTGCGCCCGCGGGAACTGGTCGCCCTCGGCAGGACGCTGGAGAAATCCGCGCTGCTCGCACAGTTTCCAAAAGCGCCCGATCCGCTGCTGGCACGGCTGTTCGAACATCTGGCTCCGCCATTGGATTGCATGCAGCTGCTGAAGTCCTCCATCATGGAGGAGCCTGCCGCGCTGGTGCGCGACGGGGGCGTGATCGCAAGCGGCTTCGACGCCGAGCTCGACGAGCTGCGAGGCATCCAGAACAACTGCGACGACTTCCTTCTGCAACTCGAGACGCAGGAGAAGGAACGCACCAGCATCCCCAATCTGCGTGTTCAGTTCAACAAGGTCCATGGCTTCTACATCGAGGTCACCACCAGCTATCTCGACCGCGTTCCGGAGAACTATCGTCGCCGCCAGACGCTGAAGAATGCAGAGCGCTTCATCACACCCGAGCTCAAGGCCTTCGAGGACAAGGCCCTGTCGGCACAGGAGCGCGGCCTGGCGCGCGAGAAGTTCCTGTACGAGCAGATACTGGATCAGTTGCAGGCACATGTGCCGGCGCTCACCCAGCTCGCGCAGGCGCTGTCCGCCCTCGATGTGCTGTGCGCGCTGGCCGAGCGCTCCCTCACGCTGAACTGGTGCGCGCCGCAGTTCGTTCCCGAGCCCTGCATCGAGATCGAGGCAGGACGCCATCCGGTGGTCGAGGCGCGTCTCGCCGAGACGTCCTCGGGCGCGTTCATCCCCAACAACACGCGCCTGAACGCCAACACGCGCATGCAGATCATCACCGGCCCCAACATGGGCGGTAAGTCGACGTACATGCGACAGGTGGCGTTGATCGTGCTGCTCGCCAGCATGGGGTCGTATGTGCCCGCGGCGTCGTGCCGCCTCGGCCCGATCGATGCAATCCACACCCGCATCGGTGCCGCGGACGACCTGGCGAATGCGCAGTCCACCTTCATGCTGGAGATGACCGAGGCCGCGCAGATCCTGCACAGCGCGACGCCGCACTCGCTCGTGCTCATGGACGAGATCGGGCGCGGCACCAGCACCTTCGACGGGCTGGCGCTCGCGAGCGGCATCGCCACGCATCTGCACGACCGGACCAAGGCCTTCTCGCTGTTTGCAACGCACTATTTCGAGCTGACCGAACTGTCTGCGCGCCACCAGCATGCGATGAACGTGCATGTGGGAGCCACCGAGTCCGGCAACGACATCGTGTTCCTGCACGAGATCCAGCCCGGCCCCGCCAGCCGCAGCTATGGCATCCAGGTGGCCAAGCTCGCAGGCGTGCCGGCCGCCGTCATCAATCACGCGCGCCACGCCCTTGAGACTCTGGAGGCCCGAGCGGGGGAGGACGACGTGCAGGTCGATCTGTTCGCACCGCCGCCCGAGCCACCGCTCACCCAGGTCAGCCATGTCGAACAGGCGCTCGCGGGCATCAACCCTGACGCAATGAGCCCGCGCGAGGCGCTTGACGCGCTCTACCAGCTCAAGAAGCTGCTGGGCTGA
- a CDS encoding DUF2306 domain-containing protein, producing MTPLIATHALLATCALITGAIALWARRMAAVRPALHRAAGYAFTLSLLGAALTACFLRDETILNWHGLTLVHLLIPLAVLGLAGAFIHLKRRNFAAHRRTMQRVYLGACVLAGLFTLVPNRLIGHWLWSTLGLI from the coding sequence ATGACACCGCTCATCGCCACGCACGCGCTGCTGGCAACCTGCGCACTGATCACCGGCGCGATCGCCCTGTGGGCACGCCGCATGGCGGCCGTGCGCCCCGCACTGCACCGCGCGGCGGGATATGCCTTCACCCTCAGCCTTCTCGGAGCCGCCCTCACGGCCTGCTTCCTGCGCGACGAGACCATCCTGAACTGGCATGGCCTCACCCTGGTCCACCTGTTGATACCGCTTGCGGTACTGGGGCTCGCCGGTGCCTTCATCCACCTGAAGCGCAGGAATTTCGCGGCCCACCGGCGCACCATGCAGCGCGTCTACCTCGGCGCCTGCGTGCTGGCCGGGCTCTTCACGCTCGTGCCCAATCGCCTGATCGGCCATTGGCTCTGGAGCACCCTGGGCCTGATATGA
- a CDS encoding sensor histidine kinase, producing MTKPHPLTSATMLAMRSDPSPLLPMLARHGAATLLVCALITVVLTAAGVGTWDVNLVYSISIGMLSWMSIEFGRFRFSVGSGIPWPQGWRGMAVVVAGMLIGFSLGTLIGQSYQGHMRPEARPGPFNAWLLPMLITVITSALMSFVFYLLGKSRHLQLQTAQAERQAAQARLALLQTQLEPHMLFNTLANLRALIDVDPARAQSMLDHLIDYLRMTLTGAQKTEHPLRDEFARLGDYLALMQIRMGRRLNCTLDLPDSLAHVGVPPLLLQPLVENSIRHGIEPQPGGGSIHVSARSILLDGDRFAEITVADSSLGLEPARQPAPGREDGTHMGLSLVRERLATRFGNTARFELASAPDQHGTIARVVFPLEASA from the coding sequence ATGACCAAGCCGCATCCCCTGACCTCCGCTACCATGCTGGCCATGCGCTCCGATCCTTCCCCGCTCCTGCCCATGCTGGCGCGCCATGGTGCGGCGACGCTGCTGGTCTGCGCTCTGATCACTGTGGTACTGACTGCGGCGGGTGTCGGCACCTGGGATGTGAACCTGGTCTATTCCATCTCCATCGGCATGCTGAGCTGGATGAGCATCGAGTTCGGTCGCTTTCGCTTCTCCGTTGGAAGCGGCATTCCCTGGCCCCAGGGCTGGCGCGGCATGGCCGTGGTCGTGGCCGGCATGCTGATCGGCTTCAGCCTGGGCACGCTCATCGGCCAGAGCTACCAGGGCCACATGCGGCCCGAAGCCAGGCCGGGGCCTTTCAACGCCTGGCTGCTGCCGATGCTGATCACCGTGATCACCAGCGCGCTGATGTCCTTTGTCTTCTACCTTCTCGGCAAGTCCCGGCACCTGCAGTTGCAGACCGCTCAGGCCGAGAGGCAGGCCGCCCAGGCACGCCTCGCACTGCTGCAGACCCAGCTCGAGCCGCACATGCTGTTCAATACCCTGGCCAACCTGCGCGCGCTGATCGACGTCGACCCGGCCAGGGCCCAGAGCATGCTCGACCACCTGATCGACTACCTGCGCATGACGCTCACCGGTGCGCAGAAGACAGAGCATCCGCTGCGCGACGAATTCGCACGGCTAGGCGACTATCTGGCGCTCATGCAGATCCGCATGGGACGGCGCCTGAACTGCACGCTCGACCTGCCGGATTCTCTCGCCCATGTCGGAGTGCCGCCGTTGCTGCTGCAGCCCCTGGTGGAGAACAGCATCCGCCACGGCATCGAGCCCCAGCCGGGCGGAGGCAGCATCCATGTCAGCGCTCGGAGCATTCTTCTTGACGGCGACAGGTTTGCGGAAATCACCGTTGCGGACTCCAGCCTCGGGTTGGAGCCTGCAAGGCAACCCGCCCCCGGCCGCGAGGATGGCACCCACATGGGCCTGTCGCTCGTACGTGAACGGCTGGCCACGCGCTTCGGCAACACCGCCCGTTTCGAGCTGGCCTCGGCCCCGGACCAGCATGGCACCATCGCACGCGTTGTCTTTCCACTGGAGGCCTCGGCGTGA